Proteins found in one Amphiura filiformis chromosome 14, Afil_fr2py, whole genome shotgun sequence genomic segment:
- the LOC140169714 gene encoding uncharacterized protein: MWLSVVLLIKLLCVLPECMIQIQARQTCAVGQGKDQNHVWRWVLTPEDPCKCTNVRIASGLNKDTPSLPFEPVDVDIPLIGGHDCTCNAGFRRDGLTCTDDNECLSNLCDPNATCTNNPGSFDCTCNAGFSGDGFSCSDDDECLSSSCNPNAACINTPGSFDCTCNAGFYGDGFICTDVDECLTIPCDSNANCNNNHGSYDCTCNVGFSGDGFSCSDDDECMNSPCHSNATCSNNPGSYDCTCNAGFSGDGLNCSDIECYSDAIGGDYRGTVAVTVTGKTCQKWTEQVPHQHEVTPDNYPGIGLGDHNYCRNPDNEPKGTWCYTIDEELRWEYCDIGSTRFCGSGDNECYSDANGADFRGRVAITRTGNVCQKWTEQVPHVHTYYTLENFPESGLGDHNYCRNPDPDDGQGGAWCYTTNEAIRFEYCDIHSSVFCLNTPIDLTGATAMQSSSNNGDAIKAIDGNTDADWGPAFSCTQTTNEPYPWWELTLLTNACISSVIIFNRIDCCSDRLVDAKIYISATLPNHNTRDVGSFCNGVSASDATYPGGKSYPCSSPITGRYITIQHESGGQNRILTLCEVKLTGGTDC, encoded by the exons ATGTGGTTATCAGTTGTACTGTTGATAAAACTACTCTGTGTTCTTCCAG AATGCATGATTCAAATTCAAGCACGTCAAACCTGTGCAGTTGGTCAAGGAAAAGATCAAAACCACGTTTGGCGATGGGTCCTAACTCCTGAAGATCCTTGTAAATGTACAAATGTCAGAATTGCATCGGGATTGAATAAAGACACACCTAGCCTACCATTTGAGCCAGTGGACGTCGATATACCACTGATTGGTGGCCATGACTGTACCTGCAATGCGGGATTTAGGAGAGATGGATTAACATGTACCG ACGATAACGAGTGCCTCAGCAATCTCTGTGACCCTAACGCAACCTGTACCAACAACCCTGGCAGTTTCGATTGCACCTGTAATGCAGGATTCAGTGGAGATGGATTTAGCTGCAGCG ACGATGACGAGTGCCTGTCCAGTTCATGTAATCCTAATGCAGCTTGTATCAATACCCCTGGCAGTTTTGACTGTACGTGTAATGCAGGATTCTACGGAGATGGATTCATTTGTACCG ACGTTGATGAGTGTCTGACTATTCCCTGTGACTCTAACGCAAATTGCAACAACAACCATGGTAGTTACGATTGCACCTGTAATGTAGGATTCAGTGGGGATGGATTCAGCTGTAGCG ACGATGATGAGTGCATGAATAGTCCCTGTCACTCCAACGCAACTTGTAGTAACAACCCTGGTAGTTACGATTGTACCTGTAATGCAGGATTCAGTGGGGATGGATTAAACTGTAGcg ATATTGAATGCTATTCAGACGCCATAGGCGGAGATTACCGTGGTACAGTAGCCGTTACTGTAACAGGCAAAACATGTCAAAAGTGGACTGAACAAGTACCACATCAGCACGAAGTAACGCCAGATAACTATCCAGGAATTGGGCTAGGAGATCATAATTACTGCAGAAATCCTGATAACGAACCAAAAGGCACTTGGTGTTACACTATTGATGAGGAATTGCGTTGGGAATATTGTGACATAGGTTCTACACGATTCTGTGGTA GTGGAGATAATGAATGCTACTCTGACGCCAATGGCGCAGACTTTCGAGGTAGAGTAGCTATTACTAGAACAGGAAATGTATGTCAGAAGTGGACAGAACAGGTACCACACGTGCACACGTACTACACACTTGAAAATTTTCCGGAATCTGGCTTAGGAGATCATAATTACTGCAGAAACCCAGACCCCGATGATGGTCAAGGAGGAGCGTGGTGTTACACTACTAATGAAGCAATACGGTTTGAGTATTGTGACATACATTCCTCCGTATTCTGTCTAA ATACGCCAATTGATTTAACTGGAGCAACTGCTATGCAAAGCAGTTCAAATAACGGCGATGCTATTAAAGCTATTGATGGCAATACTGATGCGGATTGGGGTCCGGCTTTTAGTTGCACACAAACAA CCAACGAACCATATCCATGGTGGGAGCTAACATTACTTACAAACGCATGCATATCTTCTGTGATTATCTTCAACCGTATAGACTGCTGCA GTGATCGACTGGTTGATGCTAAGATTTACATCAGTGCAACGCTGCCTAATCACAACACACGAGATGTTGGCAGTTTTTGTAATGGTGTGTCGGCGTCGGATGCTACTTATCCAGGAGGGAAATCGTATCCCTGCTCGTCGCCCATTACTGGTAGATACATCACTATCCAACATGAGAGTGGAGGTCAAAACCGAATTTTGACCTTGTGTGAAgtaaaattgaccgggggaacTGACTGCTAG
- the LOC140170467 gene encoding LOW QUALITY PROTEIN: uncharacterized protein (The sequence of the model RefSeq protein was modified relative to this genomic sequence to represent the inferred CDS: inserted 1 base in 1 codon), whose translation METYVQVVSSQVNNSANSSHRTHDNLPREERQALKSLRTRTDIIIKPADKGSAVVVMDRQKYIDETMKHLNNRTNYALVDSDPTDSFSQQIQTTLDDMHARDELTDKAHAFLCPTDSKAARFYLLPKIHKAGNPGRPIVSGNGSPTENISLYVDHFIKPLVSQTPSYIHDTPDFLRKLEAITDQIPSTAIIGTCDVSSLYTNIPFSEGIAATCEALSRSDHTSSPIDDLKTLMNHVLTKNNFTFMGEHYLQVFGTSMGTRMAPSFACLFMSRLEEQMLDAAPCRPWIWWRYIDDVFFIWTREEDSLHTFLDHVNSFHRTIKFTSELSHHQVNFLDVTIRKENDXLVTDLYTKPTDSHQYLHSSSCHPQHCKSGIAYSQALRLRRICTNDSDFSQHARDLKKNLTTRGHSAHKVQQAINKVKSLPRSDVLKQKPRSQDTNTRVPLVIGYNERFPITPSWPTDVPAILEIFL comes from the exons ATGGAGACATACGTGCAGGTTGTTAGTTCCCAAGTTAACAATTCTGCCAATTCTTCCCACAGgacacatgacaacttacccCGTGAGGAACGCCAGGCACTCAAGTCTCTCAGAACCAGGACTGACATCATCATCAAGCCTGCTGATAAAGGATCTGCTGTGGTTGTCATGGATCGCCAAAAGTACATCGACGAGACCATGAAGCACCTCAACAATCGCACTAACTATGCTCTTGTTGATTCTGATCCTACTGACTCTTTCTCTCAACAGATACAGACCACCCTGGATGACATGCATGCTCGTGATGAATTAACCGACAAAGCCCATGCATTTCTTTGTCCCACAGATTCTAAAGCTGCTCGATTTTATCTCCTCCCCAAGATCCACAAAGCTGGGAATCCTGGTCGACCCATTGTATCCGGTAATGGTTCCCCCACTGAGAACATATCTCTCTACGTTGACCACTTCATTAAACCCCTTGTTTCACAGACTCCGTCATACATACACGACACCCCGGACTTTCTCAGGAAGCTTGAAGCCATCACGGACCAGATCCCCAGCACTGCCATCATTGGCACTTGTGATGTGTCATCCCTGTATACTAATATCCCATTCAGTGAAGGAATTGCAGCTACCTGTGAAGCGCTGTCTAGAAGTGACCACACCAGTTCCCCCATTGATGATCTGAAGACTCTCATGAATCATGTACTAACTAAGAACAATTTCACCTTCATGGGAGAACACTATTTACAGGTATTTGGGACATCGATGGGGACCCGCATGGCACCGTCGTTCGCCTGCCTCTTCATGTCTAGGCTTGAAGAGCAGATGTTGGATGCTGCCCCTTGTCGTCCATGGATTTGGTGGAGGTACATTGACGATGTGTTTTTCATCTGGACCAGAGAAGAAGACAGCCTTCACACTTTCCTGGACCATGTCAATTCCTTCCACAGAACTATTAAATTCACATCTGAACTTTCTCACCACCAGGTCAACTTCTTGGATGTCACCATCAGAAAGGAAAATG TCCTTGTCACAGATCTCTACACCAAGCCCACAGACAGTCACCAGTATCTACACTCTTCCAGTTGCCATCCCCAACATTGTAAAAGTGGTATAGCATACAGCCAAGCTCTCCGCCTCCGCCGCATTTGTACTAATGATTCTGACTTTTCACAGCATGCTAGGGACCTCAAGAAGAACCTTACAACTAGGGGACACAGTGCACACAAAGTGCAGCAGGCCATCAACAAGGTCAAATctcttcccaggtcagatgtactgaagcagaagcccagaagccaagacaccaataccagagtccctcttgtg atcggctacaacgagCGGTTCCCGATAACCCCATCCTGGCCTACAGACGTCCCCGCAATCTTAGAGATCTTCTTGTGA